The following proteins come from a genomic window of Burkholderia sp. PAMC 26561:
- a CDS encoding DUF1488 family protein produces MIGAQHSHEPSLVENGRAVMFKVVTAGREVKAMITRTALEQYFWLGPDASEGRVLRIFADGRQRITAVTQRVALRSGATEVRLDAEDFAS; encoded by the coding sequence ATGATCGGCGCGCAACACTCACATGAACCATCCCTCGTTGAAAATGGGCGTGCTGTTATGTTCAAGGTAGTGACCGCTGGTCGCGAGGTGAAGGCGATGATTACGAGGACGGCGCTAGAGCAGTACTTCTGGTTGGGTCCTGATGCAAGCGAAGGCCGCGTGCTGCGTATATTTGCTGACGGCCGCCAGCGCATAACGGCCGTCACGCAGCGCGTGGCTTTACGCAGCGGCGCGACCGAAGTCCGCCTTGATGCAGAGGACTTTGCGTCGTAG